From Symphalangus syndactylus isolate Jambi chromosome X, NHGRI_mSymSyn1-v2.1_pri, whole genome shotgun sequence, the proteins below share one genomic window:
- the LOC129476222 gene encoding large ribosomal subunit protein eL31-like, protein MAPAKKDDKKKKGRSAINKVVTREYTINIHKRIHAVGFKKGAPRTLKEIRKFAIKEMGTPDVRIDTRFNKAVWAKGIRNVPYPIHVQLSRKCNEDEDSPNKLYTLVTYVPVTTFENLQTVNVDEN, encoded by the coding sequence ATGGCTCCTGCAAAGAAGGATGACAAGAAGAAAAAGGGCCGTTCTGCCATCAACAAGGTGGTGACCCGAGAGTACACCATCAACATTCACAAGCGCATCCATGCAGTGGGCTTCAAGAAGGGTGCCCCTCGGACACTAAAAGAGATTCGGAAATTTGCCATAAAGGAGATGGGAACTCCAGATGTGCGCATTGATACCAGGTTCAACAAAGCTGTCTGGGCCAAAGGAATAAGGAATGTCCCATACCCTATCCATGTGCAGTTGTCCAGAAAATGTAATGAGGATGAAGATTCACCAAATAAGCTCTATACTTTGGTTACCTATGTACCTGTTACCACTTTTGAAAATCTACAGACAGTCAATGTGGATGAGAACTAA